A genome region from Streptomyces xanthophaeus includes the following:
- a CDS encoding vWA domain-containing protein — MSAQATGTGRAQEHPAGTRRAGALDVDKLFAARLHAARVRPYLATALFALHTVESRQVPTMAVDRHWRCYVSPGFVDRTPVEELAGVWVHEVSHLLRDHHGRGDRVARERGLTGPGERLRMNIAADCEINDDVYGEGLVRPEGALTPEYLGLPAGELMEDYLRQFRLGPSTQELVWLDCGSGADGLERVWDLGPDGAHGLSAQEQDAVRFRVAQGITGRPGSTPAGWRRWAEEAFHPPQPWRELLGAAVRSAASGAGAGEDYSYARPSRRSAAVPGAVLPSLRRRPPRVCVVIDTSGSVSDAELGSALLEVAAIARAVGGRSDMVSVVPCDAAARIVHPLCSGEGIPLLGGGGTDLRTGFAKALGTGPRPDVIVVLTDGQTAWPATRPPCRTVVGLFPRNRRSGWREDNPDHVPNSPPAWARVVTIGSPGTH; from the coding sequence ATGAGTGCACAGGCGACGGGGACAGGGCGGGCGCAGGAGCACCCGGCGGGGACACGGCGGGCCGGGGCGCTGGACGTCGACAAGCTCTTCGCGGCCCGGCTGCACGCCGCCCGGGTGCGGCCCTACCTGGCGACGGCGCTGTTCGCCCTGCACACCGTGGAATCCCGGCAGGTGCCGACGATGGCCGTCGACCGGCACTGGCGGTGCTACGTCTCGCCCGGGTTCGTGGACCGGACACCGGTGGAGGAGCTCGCCGGGGTCTGGGTCCATGAGGTGTCCCATCTGCTGCGCGACCACCACGGGCGCGGTGACCGGGTCGCCCGGGAACGCGGACTGACCGGGCCGGGCGAACGGCTGCGGATGAACATCGCCGCGGACTGCGAGATCAACGACGACGTGTACGGCGAGGGACTGGTACGTCCCGAAGGGGCGCTGACACCGGAGTACTTGGGCCTGCCCGCGGGCGAGCTCATGGAGGACTACCTGCGGCAGTTCAGGCTCGGACCGAGCACGCAGGAGCTGGTCTGGCTGGACTGCGGCAGCGGCGCCGACGGCCTGGAACGCGTATGGGACCTGGGGCCGGACGGCGCGCACGGCCTCAGCGCACAGGAGCAGGACGCGGTGCGGTTCCGGGTGGCGCAGGGGATCACCGGCCGTCCGGGAAGCACGCCCGCGGGATGGCGGCGATGGGCGGAGGAGGCATTCCACCCTCCGCAGCCCTGGCGGGAGTTGCTGGGTGCGGCGGTACGGTCGGCGGCCTCCGGTGCGGGCGCGGGCGAGGACTACAGCTACGCCCGGCCCTCCCGGCGCTCGGCCGCGGTGCCCGGCGCCGTACTCCCGAGCCTGCGGCGCAGACCGCCCCGGGTCTGCGTGGTCATCGACACCTCGGGTTCGGTCAGCGACGCCGAACTGGGCAGTGCGCTGCTGGAGGTCGCCGCGATCGCCCGTGCCGTGGGCGGCCGTAGCGACATGGTCAGCGTGGTGCCGTGCGACGCGGCGGCCCGGATCGTGCACCCGCTGTGCAGCGGTGAGGGCATCCCGTTGCTGGGCGGCGGGGGTACGGATCTGCGCACGGGATTCGCCAAGGCCCTCGGCACGGGACCCCGGCCCGACGTGATCGTGGTCCTGACGGACGGACAGACGGCCTGGCCGGCCACGCGACCGCCCTGCCGCACGGTGGTGGGTCTCTTCCCCCGGAACCGGCGGAGCGGTTGGCGCGAGGACAACCCCGACCACGTACCGAACTCCCCGCCCGCCTGGGCCCGCGTGGTGACCATCGGGTCCCCCGGCACCCACTGA
- a CDS encoding CbtB domain-containing protein, giving the protein MAEALASAAVSTPAGSLSAPLPVRAVLPWALFVGLLMLVALYFVGAEQGATAVFAGEGVHEWVHDGRHLLGFPCH; this is encoded by the coding sequence ATGGCCGAGGCTCTCGCTTCCGCTGCCGTATCCACCCCCGCCGGCTCCCTGTCGGCTCCGCTGCCTGTGCGCGCGGTGCTGCCCTGGGCGCTCTTCGTCGGTCTCCTGATGCTCGTCGCGCTGTACTTCGTCGGCGCCGAACAGGGCGCCACGGCCGTGTTCGCCGGTGAAGGCGTGCACGAGTGGGTGCACGACGGTCGTCATCTGCTCGGCTTCCCCTGCCACTGA
- a CDS encoding ArsR/SmtB family transcription factor, giving the protein MSAGRHPAGAHDAQIAQDPPDIPGAPGTPERGDRLEAAASVLALLADRTRLALMERLGRGEADVTTLTEACGAARPSVSQHLAKLRLAGLVTTRKDGRRVVYALGHGHLRRLVDEALNAADHQLGSLPPHD; this is encoded by the coding sequence ATGAGTGCGGGCAGACATCCGGCAGGTGCACACGATGCGCAGATCGCGCAGGACCCACCGGACATCCCGGGCGCGCCGGGCACCCCTGAGCGGGGCGACCGGCTGGAGGCCGCCGCGTCCGTGCTCGCCCTGCTCGCCGACCGCACCCGCCTGGCGCTCATGGAACGCCTCGGCCGGGGCGAGGCCGATGTCACCACCCTCACCGAGGCGTGCGGGGCCGCCCGCCCCTCCGTCAGCCAGCACCTCGCCAAGCTGCGTCTGGCCGGGCTGGTCACCACCCGCAAGGACGGCCGCCGGGTCGTCTACGCCCTGGGTCACGGGCATCTGCGGCGGCTGGTGGACGAGGCCCTGAACGCCGCCGACCACCAGCTCGGTTCCCTCCCGCCGCACGACTGA
- a CDS encoding M56 family metallopeptidase has translation MNRPGSLPLLLPLLLPLLLPFLAGPVGRVLVTSLPPRRAVRLLVCSAAGLAAGSTAALTLLAVPGATHLRQVAALGHLLTPLASGSPGTAVAISAVAASLLAAGGALLLRDARGWWRRLRQARVLAAGSRSELVVLEEEHPDAYALPGRPGRVVITSGMLHALSAAEREVLLAHERAHLRGRHHLLVAIVELAAHCHPGLRAVREPLRYALERTADEYAAQAVGDRRLAARAIGRAALAARTSPSRTSPARCRPGFALAATAGPVPLRVAALLGQPARTRVPGAPPRLAALTLLACLAVSAGASFQAADDLHAGIEIAQGETGEE, from the coding sequence TGGTCACGAGCCTCCCGCCGAGGCGGGCCGTCCGGCTGCTGGTCTGTTCGGCCGCCGGCCTCGCCGCGGGCAGCACCGCGGCCCTTACCCTGCTGGCCGTCCCCGGGGCCACGCACCTGCGGCAGGTGGCCGCGCTGGGCCACCTGCTCACACCACTGGCGTCAGGCTCGCCGGGCACGGCCGTCGCGATCAGTGCCGTGGCCGCCTCGCTGCTCGCCGCCGGCGGCGCCCTGCTGCTGCGCGACGCGCGCGGATGGTGGCGCCGGCTGCGGCAGGCGCGGGTGCTTGCCGCGGGCAGCCGCAGCGAGCTCGTGGTCCTGGAGGAGGAGCACCCCGACGCCTACGCGCTGCCGGGCCGCCCCGGCCGCGTCGTGATCACCTCAGGGATGCTGCACGCGCTGTCCGCGGCGGAACGCGAGGTCCTGCTCGCCCATGAGCGGGCCCATCTGAGAGGCCGTCACCACCTTCTGGTGGCGATCGTCGAGCTGGCCGCCCACTGCCATCCGGGGCTGCGTGCCGTGCGCGAGCCCCTGCGCTACGCCCTGGAGCGCACCGCGGACGAATACGCCGCGCAGGCGGTGGGCGACCGCCGCCTCGCGGCCCGGGCCATCGGCCGGGCCGCTCTGGCTGCCCGTACGTCCCCTTCCCGTACGTCCCCCGCCCGGTGCCGGCCCGGCTTCGCGCTGGCCGCCACGGCGGGCCCGGTGCCCCTGCGGGTCGCGGCCCTGCTTGGGCAGCCCGCGCGGACGCGTGTCCCCGGAGCCCCGCCCCGCCTGGCCGCGCTGACGCTGCTGGCCTGTCTGGCCGTGTCGGCCGGCGCGTCCTTCCAGGCGGCCGACGACCTGCACGCCGGCATCGAGATCGCGCAGGGCGAGACCGGCGAGGAATGA
- a CDS encoding M56 family metallopeptidase: protein MTLVLAVVVLALLLPWAAVPATRRLADLLPPREACAALTGAAVLLAGGTVAALIGLFHVPFLVSLEQIPLSRAAAEWPTTVPVAVVAGGVLAFQAVLLVRRWYERRSLLARAWSSTGGAVPDGDLLVVPDAEPQAFALPGWRGRGGRVVVTTGMLKILGPAEREVLLGHERAHLTGRHHLWSVTAYLAAAVHPALRSLRAALDFHLERWADESAASSVGDRRLAATAIARAALAAASAEKAGKGGGPLLSVSTGPVPQRVEALLRPVPVRPQARRTQAAAAGLMTAVAVSALLGLALAYGLHEYVELAAANVRSR from the coding sequence ATGACCCTGGTCCTGGCCGTGGTCGTGCTGGCCCTGCTGCTTCCCTGGGCAGCGGTGCCGGCCACCCGCCGGCTGGCCGATCTCCTGCCGCCGAGGGAGGCGTGCGCGGCGCTGACCGGAGCCGCTGTTCTGCTGGCCGGCGGCACCGTGGCAGCACTCATCGGCCTGTTCCACGTGCCGTTCCTCGTCTCCCTGGAGCAGATTCCTCTGTCGCGGGCGGCTGCCGAGTGGCCGACCACCGTGCCCGTCGCTGTGGTCGCCGGTGGGGTGCTGGCCTTCCAGGCGGTGCTGCTGGTCCGCCGCTGGTACGAGCGCCGCTCGCTGCTCGCCCGCGCCTGGTCGTCCACCGGCGGCGCGGTGCCCGACGGCGATCTTCTGGTCGTACCGGATGCCGAGCCGCAGGCCTTCGCGCTGCCGGGATGGCGGGGGCGCGGCGGCCGGGTCGTGGTGACGACGGGCATGCTCAAGATCCTCGGTCCGGCGGAGCGCGAGGTGCTGCTCGGCCACGAGCGGGCCCATCTGACGGGCCGCCACCACCTGTGGTCCGTCACCGCCTACCTGGCGGCCGCGGTGCACCCCGCCCTGCGGTCCCTGCGCGCGGCGCTCGACTTCCACCTGGAGCGGTGGGCGGACGAGTCGGCGGCCTCGTCGGTGGGCGACCGGCGGCTGGCGGCGACCGCGATCGCACGCGCGGCGCTGGCCGCCGCGTCCGCCGAGAAGGCGGGCAAGGGCGGTGGCCCCCTGCTGTCGGTGAGTACCGGGCCGGTCCCGCAGCGGGTCGAAGCCCTGCTGCGGCCCGTGCCGGTCCGGCCGCAGGCACGCAGGACACAGGCGGCAGCGGCGGGCCTGATGACGGCGGTGGCGGTCTCCGCGCTGCTGGGACTGGCGCTGGCGTACGGTCTGCACGAGTACGTGGAGCTCGCCGCCGCAAACGTACGGAGTCGCTGA
- a CDS encoding AAA family ATPase codes for MPSHTPFTATGASSPLDQLDVAERLLALLRDTTTEPRPDDQLAALTLAVAADLPVLLWGEPGIGKTAALTQLAETLDLPLTTVIASVHEPSDFSGLPIVGDDPAEQGVPMAPPDWAVRLVRAGRGLLFLDELSTAPPAVQAALLRLVLERRIGSLQLPPGVRIVAAANPRGSAADGWELSPPLANRFVHLQWTHDHDVVVRGLGGTWPRAALPRLDAGRLPAAVDHARRAVCGLLTTRPALVHRLPSTETRRGGAWPSPRSWDMTVRLLAFAHAADSSREVLSILVRGTVGDGPGLELLAALDRMDLPDPEELLADPARADLPERGDRRQATLDGVVDAVRRRPDRSRWDAAWALLVRALETGAPDLVVVPATTLAALRQEDWDVPESIERLAGVVTLSRRADLSQERAAARTGEPVGAGR; via the coding sequence ATGCCCTCGCACACCCCGTTCACAGCTACCGGCGCCTCTTCCCCGCTCGACCAGCTCGACGTCGCCGAGCGACTGCTGGCCCTGCTGCGCGACACCACCACCGAACCGCGCCCCGACGACCAGCTGGCGGCCCTGACCCTGGCCGTGGCCGCCGACCTGCCGGTGCTCCTGTGGGGTGAGCCCGGCATCGGCAAGACCGCGGCCCTGACACAGCTCGCCGAGACCCTTGACCTGCCCCTGACCACGGTGATCGCCAGCGTGCACGAGCCGTCCGACTTCTCCGGCCTGCCCATCGTCGGGGACGATCCCGCCGAGCAGGGTGTCCCGATGGCCCCGCCGGACTGGGCCGTGCGCCTCGTACGGGCCGGGCGCGGGCTGCTGTTCCTGGACGAGCTGTCCACGGCTCCGCCCGCCGTCCAGGCCGCCCTGCTCCGTCTCGTGCTGGAACGCCGGATCGGCTCGCTCCAACTGCCGCCCGGCGTACGGATCGTGGCCGCCGCCAACCCGCGGGGCTCGGCGGCCGACGGCTGGGAGCTGAGCCCTCCCCTGGCCAACCGGTTCGTCCATCTCCAGTGGACCCACGACCACGACGTGGTGGTCCGCGGGCTCGGCGGGACCTGGCCCCGGGCGGCGCTGCCGCGCCTGGACGCCGGGAGACTGCCGGCGGCCGTGGACCACGCCCGCCGGGCGGTGTGCGGGCTCCTCACCACCCGCCCCGCGCTCGTGCACCGGCTGCCCAGCACCGAGACCCGCCGGGGCGGTGCGTGGCCGTCGCCCCGCAGCTGGGACATGACGGTACGTCTGCTCGCCTTCGCGCACGCGGCCGACTCGTCCAGGGAAGTGCTCTCCATACTGGTCAGGGGCACGGTGGGGGACGGTCCGGGGCTGGAGCTGCTGGCCGCACTGGACCGGATGGACCTCCCGGACCCCGAGGAACTGCTCGCCGACCCGGCGCGCGCCGACCTGCCCGAGCGGGGGGATCGGCGCCAGGCCACGCTCGACGGCGTGGTGGACGCGGTCCGCAGGCGCCCGGACAGGTCCCGCTGGGACGCGGCGTGGGCGCTCCTGGTCCGGGCGCTGGAGACCGGGGCCCCCGACCTGGTGGTCGTTCCCGCGACGACCCTCGCCGCGCTGCGCCAGGAGGACTGGGACGTACCGGAGTCGATCGAACGGCTTGCCGGAGTGGTGACCCTGTCCCGGCGGGCGGACCTGTCGCAGGAGCGGGCGGCGGCCCGGACCGGGGAACCCGTGGGGGCCGGCCGATGA
- a CDS encoding BlaI/MecI/CopY family transcriptional regulator translates to MVQDGGDARRPHGELVADVLAVLWAAEGPLTPQQINAALDRDLARTTVTTILTRLYEKGTVVRTREGRGFAYAAADDAAGLAAGRMRRELEREPQRDLVLKRFVSSLSGDDEEALRRLLLESGEGA, encoded by the coding sequence ATGGTGCAGGACGGCGGGGACGCAAGGCGTCCGCACGGTGAACTCGTCGCGGATGTGCTGGCGGTCCTGTGGGCGGCCGAGGGGCCGTTGACCCCGCAGCAGATCAACGCCGCGCTCGACCGGGACCTGGCCCGGACGACGGTGACGACGATCCTCACCCGCCTCTACGAGAAGGGGACGGTCGTGCGCACCCGCGAGGGCAGGGGCTTCGCCTACGCCGCCGCGGACGACGCCGCCGGACTGGCGGCCGGGCGCATGCGCCGCGAGCTGGAGCGGGAGCCGCAACGCGACCTCGTCCTGAAGCGGTTCGTCTCCTCGCTGTCCGGGGACGACGAGGAAGCCCTGAGGCGTCTGCTCCTGGAGTCCGGGGAAGGCGCATGA
- a CDS encoding LysR family transcriptional regulator — protein sequence MELQQMRYVLAVAETNSFTRAAERCLVVQSALSHQIARLERELGARLFERTSRRVRLTPAGEAFLPAARQCLDAAERAAAEVAAAVGEVRGRLAVGLIPTVAAVDIPGALHDFRRRYPHVRVSLRVGASEDLVEQVRDGVLDVAFLGLPTTARPQGVAARELARDRLVAVVAPDHPLAAEPAVGLRRLSREVFVDLPAGTAGRIQSDLAFSAAGLTRDVAFEVTSADYITRLVGPGLAVAMLPSAYAPRLTGVATVEVTDAPARVEYAVWSRSGGTPAATAFLTALDGHVQA from the coding sequence ATGGAGCTCCAGCAGATGCGCTACGTCCTCGCCGTCGCCGAGACGAACAGCTTCACCCGGGCCGCCGAACGGTGCCTGGTCGTCCAGTCCGCCCTCAGCCACCAGATCGCGCGCCTGGAACGGGAACTCGGCGCACGGCTCTTCGAGCGCACCAGCCGCCGGGTGCGGCTGACACCGGCCGGTGAGGCGTTCCTCCCGGCCGCCCGTCAGTGTCTGGACGCCGCCGAGCGGGCGGCCGCCGAGGTCGCGGCGGCCGTCGGGGAGGTACGCGGGCGGCTCGCGGTCGGGCTGATCCCGACCGTCGCCGCGGTCGACATCCCGGGGGCGCTGCACGACTTCCGCCGGCGGTATCCCCACGTGCGCGTCAGCCTGCGGGTGGGCGCGAGCGAGGACCTGGTCGAGCAGGTCCGGGACGGGGTCCTCGACGTGGCCTTCCTGGGGCTGCCGACCACCGCCCGGCCCCAGGGTGTCGCCGCCCGCGAACTCGCCCGGGACCGGCTCGTCGCCGTGGTCGCGCCGGACCATCCGCTCGCCGCCGAACCGGCGGTCGGCCTGCGCAGGCTCTCCCGCGAGGTGTTCGTGGACCTGCCGGCCGGAACGGCCGGACGGATCCAGTCCGACCTGGCCTTCTCGGCCGCCGGTCTCACCCGTGACGTCGCCTTCGAGGTCACGAGCGCCGACTACATCACCCGCCTCGTGGGACCGGGCCTCGCCGTCGCCATGCTCCCCTCCGCCTACGCGCCCCGGCTCACCGGCGTGGCGACCGTCGAGGTGACCGACGCCCCGGCCCGCGTCGAGTACGCCGTCTGGAGCCGGAGCGGCGGCACCCCGGCGGCGACCGCCTTCCTCACCGCCCTCGACGGCCACGTCCAGGCGTAG
- a CDS encoding MarR family winged helix-turn-helix transcriptional regulator — MYDRGSGSSSPSEQTVHLLAAAGEAVDALTAERLRASGSSPLHRSVLTTLAEWGPHARRDLAARMDVPLADISRVIGDLLAQGLVQDMVVTIGGRHEVVTLTPTGTAALTAMQGDMDAVQDVLLASLTKGERAQLHYLLRRVCATAARLGAAPSASS; from the coding sequence GTGTACGACAGGGGGAGCGGGTCGTCGAGTCCCTCCGAGCAGACCGTGCATCTCCTGGCGGCGGCGGGCGAGGCCGTGGACGCGTTGACCGCCGAGCGTTTGCGCGCGAGCGGGTCGAGCCCCTTGCACCGGTCGGTTCTCACGACGCTCGCCGAATGGGGGCCGCACGCCCGGCGCGATCTCGCCGCCCGGATGGACGTGCCACTGGCAGACATCTCGCGGGTGATCGGTGATCTCCTGGCGCAGGGCCTGGTGCAGGACATGGTCGTCACCATCGGCGGGCGCCACGAGGTGGTGACGCTCACCCCGACCGGTACGGCGGCACTGACGGCGATGCAGGGCGACATGGACGCGGTGCAGGACGTCCTGCTGGCGTCCCTCACGAAGGGTGAGCGCGCCCAGCTCCACTACCTGCTCCGGCGGGTGTGCGCGACGGCCGCCCGTCTCGGCGCGGCGCCCTCGGCTTCGTCCTAG
- a CDS encoding MFS transporter, whose protein sequence is MLSVLRNAGYRRLFTAQVIALVGTGLATVALSLLAYELAGERASAVLGTALAIKMIAYVTIAPVIGAIADRIPRRALMTSMDLTRAGAAVALPFVTEIWQIHVLIFLLQAASAAFTPTFQATVPAILPAERDYTRALSMTRLAYDLESLFSPVLATALLSLVSYDWLFAGTAVGFLASAALIVATALPGPAPVERTGGVRTRAAFGTHLFRATPRLRALLALDLAVAAAGAVVLVDTVSLVRGHLDRPAGAVPLALGAYGAGSMLTALLLPRLLQRSTDRAVMLRAAFTLPVALAAGAAIGATGPRPWSWPALLAVWAAIGAACSAVLTPGGRVIRRSTADTDLPAAFAARFSLSHGCWLLTYPVAGWLAAGAGLPLTVLILGAVALSAATAAAVIWPARDPYRLDHVHPDLPPGHPHLADARPARGGWRHGHHYVIDRHHHRWPGKTPGRSY, encoded by the coding sequence GTGCTGTCCGTACTGCGCAACGCCGGCTATCGCCGCCTGTTCACCGCCCAGGTCATCGCCCTGGTCGGGACCGGCCTGGCCACCGTCGCACTGAGCCTGCTCGCCTACGAACTCGCGGGCGAGCGCGCCTCGGCGGTCCTCGGTACCGCCCTCGCGATCAAGATGATCGCCTACGTCACGATCGCCCCGGTGATCGGCGCGATCGCCGACCGGATTCCCCGCCGCGCCCTGATGACGTCCATGGACCTGACCCGCGCCGGTGCGGCCGTGGCCCTTCCGTTCGTCACCGAGATCTGGCAGATCCACGTCCTGATCTTCCTGCTCCAGGCGGCGTCGGCGGCCTTCACCCCGACCTTCCAGGCTACCGTCCCCGCGATCCTGCCCGCCGAACGCGACTACACCCGGGCCCTGTCGATGACCCGGCTCGCCTACGACCTGGAGAGCCTGTTCAGTCCGGTCCTGGCCACGGCACTGCTGAGCCTGGTCTCCTACGACTGGCTGTTCGCCGGCACGGCCGTCGGCTTCCTCGCCTCCGCCGCGCTCATCGTCGCGACGGCGCTGCCCGGACCCGCCCCGGTCGAGCGGACCGGCGGCGTCCGTACCCGGGCCGCCTTCGGCACGCACCTCTTCCGGGCCACGCCCCGGCTGCGGGCCCTGCTCGCACTCGACCTCGCGGTCGCCGCCGCCGGGGCCGTCGTCCTCGTCGACACCGTCTCCCTGGTGCGCGGCCACCTCGACCGCCCGGCGGGCGCCGTGCCGCTCGCCCTCGGGGCGTACGGCGCCGGGTCCATGCTGACCGCGCTGCTCCTGCCCCGCCTCCTGCAACGCTCCACCGACCGCGCGGTGATGCTCCGTGCCGCCTTCACCCTCCCGGTGGCCCTGGCGGCCGGGGCCGCGATCGGCGCGACCGGCCCGCGCCCGTGGTCCTGGCCCGCGCTCCTGGCCGTCTGGGCCGCGATCGGCGCCGCCTGTTCCGCCGTCCTGACTCCGGGCGGCCGGGTGATCCGCCGCTCCACCGCCGACACGGACCTGCCCGCCGCGTTCGCCGCCCGCTTCTCCCTCTCCCACGGCTGCTGGCTGCTCACCTACCCGGTGGCCGGGTGGCTCGCCGCGGGGGCGGGGCTTCCGCTGACCGTCCTGATCCTGGGCGCCGTGGCGCTGAGCGCCGCCACGGCCGCGGCCGTGATCTGGCCGGCCCGGGACCCGTACCGGCTGGACCACGTGCACCCGGACCTCCCGCCCGGTCACCCGCACCTCGCCGACGCCCGTCCGGCCAGGGGCGGTTGGCGGCACGGGCACCACTACGTCATCGACCGGCACCACCACCGCTGGCCCGGGAAAACACCTGGCCGGTCGTACTGA
- the thpR gene encoding RNA 2',3'-cyclic phosphodiesterase, with amino-acid sequence MNEKTQAATVRVFIALAPPDDAKEELEQRLQPAYAAYPRMRWNRIEDWHITLAFLGELPVTSVELLRPPLAELAAARRPLRLALRGGGHFDERVLWTGIDGDIEGLHVLAAEVRAAVTDRGIPFHGRPLRPHLTLARSRRHDTTSAVEAATGLDAFTGRPWEARRLHLVGSNTGRGPGPIHYRDIQSWPFEGDG; translated from the coding sequence GTGAACGAAAAGACCCAGGCAGCGACCGTCCGCGTGTTCATAGCGCTGGCCCCGCCCGACGACGCGAAGGAAGAGCTGGAGCAGCGGCTGCAGCCGGCTTACGCCGCGTACCCGCGCATGCGCTGGAACCGCATCGAGGACTGGCACATCACCCTGGCCTTCCTCGGCGAGCTCCCGGTCACCTCCGTCGAACTGCTGCGGCCGCCGCTCGCGGAGCTCGCCGCGGCCCGGCGGCCGCTGCGGCTCGCACTGCGCGGCGGCGGGCACTTCGACGAGCGGGTCCTGTGGACCGGGATCGACGGAGACATCGAAGGGCTGCACGTGCTCGCCGCCGAGGTGCGCGCCGCGGTCACCGACCGCGGCATCCCGTTCCACGGGCGGCCCCTGCGCCCGCATCTGACGCTGGCCCGCTCGCGCCGCCACGACACCACCAGTGCGGTGGAGGCCGCCACCGGGCTCGACGCGTTCACCGGCCGCCCGTGGGAGGCCCGGCGCCTCCACCTCGTCGGGAGCAACACCGGCCGCGGCCCCGGTCCCATCCACTACCGGGACATCCAGTCGTGGCCTTTCGAGGGCGACGGCTGA
- a CDS encoding EamA family transporter codes for MTSPAAQAARGNLPRTLLTALAPLTWGTVYIVTTELLPPGHPLFAGLLRALPAGLIALALTRTPLRGAWWGRVAVLGTLNIGLLFPLLFIAAERLPGGVAATLTAAMPLMVAVLAVTVLHESLSARRLAWGVIGVVGIAGVVIGPDAAFDTVGIAAGLSAAAALALGVTLTKRWGRPPGMGPTAFAGWQLTAGGLFLIPVTFLAEGPPPAIGPTAALGYLWLSLVCGLATFVLWFQGIGSLPVTSAAVLGLLSPLVAAVLGAVLLGQTLGPVQLGGFALALAAIVAGQLPARGVQSCGGREPSWWSAAFRASSTSRRRCP; via the coding sequence ATGACAAGTCCAGCCGCACAGGCGGCCCGTGGGAACCTGCCGCGCACCCTCCTGACCGCGCTCGCCCCCCTGACGTGGGGCACGGTCTACATCGTCACCACCGAGCTGCTGCCGCCGGGACACCCCCTGTTCGCTGGCCTGCTACGGGCGTTACCCGCCGGCCTGATCGCTCTCGCGCTCACCCGGACACCGCTCCGGGGAGCCTGGTGGGGGAGGGTCGCGGTGCTCGGCACGCTGAACATCGGACTCCTGTTCCCCCTGCTGTTCATCGCGGCCGAACGCCTGCCCGGTGGGGTGGCCGCCACCTTGACGGCGGCCATGCCCCTCATGGTCGCCGTCCTGGCCGTGACCGTCCTCCACGAGAGTCTCTCCGCCCGGCGCCTGGCCTGGGGTGTGATCGGCGTCGTGGGCATCGCAGGGGTGGTGATCGGCCCGGACGCGGCGTTCGACACCGTGGGCATCGCGGCGGGCCTGTCCGCCGCGGCCGCACTGGCACTCGGGGTGACGCTCACCAAGCGCTGGGGGCGGCCCCCCGGCATGGGCCCCACCGCATTCGCCGGATGGCAGCTCACGGCCGGCGGCCTGTTCCTGATCCCCGTCACCTTCCTCGCCGAAGGCCCACCGCCCGCCATCGGCCCGACCGCCGCCCTCGGTTACCTCTGGCTCTCCCTGGTCTGCGGCCTGGCCACCTTCGTCCTGTGGTTCCAGGGCATCGGCAGCCTCCCCGTCACCTCCGCCGCGGTGCTCGGCCTGCTCTCGCCGCTGGTCGCCGCAGTGCTCGGGGCCGTCCTGCTCGGCCAGACGCTCGGCCCGGTACAACTCGGGGGCTTCGCGCTCGCGCTCGCCGCGATCGTGGCGGGACAGCTTCCGGCGCGAGGTGTTCAGTCGTGCGGCGGGAGGGAACCGAGCTGGTGGTCGGCGGCGTTCAGGGCCTCGTCCACCAGCCGCCGCAGATGCCCGTGA
- a CDS encoding CbtA family protein — protein MYASTVRGLLVRGMLAGLIAGLFAFAVAYVVGEPPVRGSIAVEEAQAAHDAAGAPSAHAGHGGDAASGEATEEEEELVSRPVQSTFGLATGVLVYGVALGGIASLAFSFALGRVGGFSPRATAALTAAGAFATVYLVPFLKYPATPPAVGNPDTIGQRTTLFFLMILLSVLLGIGAIILGRRLAPRLGNWNATLTAGAGFIVAAALAFVFLPDNSDAVQPGFPAALLWEFRVASLAVQLVLWAVFAVVFGVLAQRLLAARADGAEATAPAQQEAPALG, from the coding sequence ATGTACGCCTCCACCGTCAGAGGACTGCTGGTCCGCGGCATGCTCGCGGGCCTGATCGCGGGGCTGTTCGCCTTCGCGGTCGCCTACGTGGTCGGTGAGCCGCCGGTACGGGGTTCCATCGCCGTGGAAGAGGCCCAGGCCGCTCATGACGCCGCGGGCGCCCCGAGCGCGCACGCCGGGCACGGCGGTGACGCCGCGTCGGGCGAGGCCACCGAGGAGGAGGAAGAACTGGTCAGCCGACCGGTTCAGTCGACCTTCGGCCTGGCCACCGGCGTCCTGGTCTACGGGGTCGCGCTGGGCGGCATAGCCTCGCTCGCGTTCTCGTTCGCCCTCGGCCGTGTCGGCGGGTTCAGCCCGCGGGCCACGGCGGCACTCACCGCGGCGGGTGCCTTCGCCACGGTCTATCTGGTGCCGTTCCTGAAGTACCCGGCGACCCCGCCGGCGGTCGGCAACCCGGACACGATCGGTCAGCGCACCACGCTGTTCTTCCTGATGATCCTGCTCAGCGTGCTGCTGGGCATCGGCGCGATCATCCTCGGGCGGCGGCTGGCACCGCGCCTGGGCAACTGGAACGCGACGCTGACCGCGGGGGCCGGCTTCATCGTCGCCGCCGCCCTGGCGTTCGTGTTCCTGCCGGACAACAGCGACGCCGTCCAGCCCGGTTTCCCCGCAGCTCTGCTGTGGGAGTTCCGGGTGGCCTCGCTGGCCGTCCAGCTCGTCCTGTGGGCCGTGTTCGCCGTCGTCTTCGGCGTCCTCGCCCAGCGGCTCCTCGCCGCGCGCGCCGACGGCGCGGAAGCGACGGCTCCGGCTCAGCAGGAGGCGCCCGCGCTCGGCTGA